The following are encoded together in the Populus trichocarpa isolate Nisqually-1 chromosome 5, P.trichocarpa_v4.1, whole genome shotgun sequence genome:
- the LOC112327612 gene encoding uncharacterized protein LOC112327612, which translates to MENEERSQPEAQYQRELEGVRNDVAHLTSLLEQMLRAKDGEGTSTQPDEAPPAAQIPVAPIDVGANTPHKQHPNPTQPIQIPITMDLTNEDPQDVRVSDHVGYDKWTALEERLRAVEGNDLFDPIRAAEVCLVPNIVIPKKFRVLEFVKYTGMECPKTHLRSYYNKMAEVIYDDKLLIYFFQDSLTGSALSWYMRLDNVRIKKWTDLADAFLKQYKFNLEIAPDRTSLITMEKGAQESVRAYAQRWRDQAINVQPPLIETEMVTLIEQGVRSGRIAEPIEKRGFVGKKKEIEIAPLPLPPMQPHFPTWYNPELTCEYHAGNTGHSIENCVAFKKRVSQLIKIGWVTFEDSPNVNSNPLPKHAVGGSGVNTMEVSSKGKVLRVTMARLYEMLVQSGHLEKPSEHCIREDDFCPFHKKKGHHIDECIEFHQKVVRMLTLGELRIEAVKDNEEIEMIENWGEM; encoded by the exons atggaaaacgaagaaaggTCACAACCAGAAGCGCAGTACCAAAGGGAACTTGAAGGAGTTCGGAATGATGTGGCGCACCTGACCAGTTTGCTTGAGCAAATGTTGAGAGCCAAAGATGGAGAGGGAACATCTACTCAACCTGATGAAGCACCACCAGCAGCTCAAATCCCTGTCGCACCTATAGACGTAGGGGCAAATACACCACATAAGCAGCATCCTAATCCCACTCAGCCCATCCAAATCCCTATTACAATGGATTTGACAAACGAGGATCCACAGGACGTCAGAGTCTCTGATCATGTTGGGTATGATAAATGGACTGCCCTAGAGGAGAGGCTAAGGGCAGTTGAAGGGAATGATTTATTTGACCCAATTAGGGCCGCtgaagtatgtttggtaccTAACATCGTAATTCCAAAGAAGTTCAGAGTGCTGGAGTTTGTTAAGTATACCGGAATGGAATGCCCAAAGACCCATCTTCGTTCCTACTATAACAAGATGGCAGAGGTTATCTACGATGATAAGTTGCTAATTTACTTCTTCCAAGATAGTTTGACAGGATCGGCCCTTAGCTGGTATATGAGGCTGGACAACGTTAGGATTAAGAAATGGACAGATCTGGCAGATGCTTTCTTAAAGCAATACAAGTTCAATCTGGAGATTGCTCCTGATAGGACCAGTCTGATTACCATGGAGAAAGGAGCTCAAGAGTCCGTGAGGGCTTATGCTCAGAGGTGGCGAGACCAAGCTATCAATGTACAACCTCCACTAATAGAGACGGAGATGGTAACACT GATTGAGCAAGGAGTCCGAAGTGGGAGAATTGCGGAACCTATAGAGAAGAGGGGTTTTGttgggaagaagaaggaaattgaG ATAGCTCCCTTACCATTACCTCCTATGCAACCGCATTTCCCTACCTGGTACAACCCTGAGTTGACTTGTGAATACCATGCTGGTAATACAGGTCACAGCATTGAGAACTGCGTAGCTTTTAAGAAGAGGGTATCGCAGTTGATCAAAATCGGATGGGTCACTTTTGAAGATTCGCCTAATGTGAATTCGAACCCTCTACCCAAACATGCTGTAGGTGGTAGTGGAGTGAATACTATGGAGGTCAGTAGCAAAGGGAAGGTGCTAAGAGTGACCATGGCAAGGTTGTATGAAATGTTGGTACAATCTGGACATTTGGAGAAACCATCTGAACATTGCATAAGGGAAGACGATTTTTGCCCAttccataaaaagaaagggCATCACATTGATGAATGCATTGAGTTTCATCAAAAGGTTGTGAGAATGCTGACTTTAGGAGAGTTAAGGATTGAGGCTGTAAAAGATAATGAAGAGATAGAGATGATAGAGAATTGGGGGGAAATGTAG